TCCCTATTGCAACGGCTAGGGCTTTTCGCCGCTCGCCGCGCCAAGACTGTCATTGCCGCCTGGTTCGCTCTTCTGGCCATCGCAGTGACCTCATTCCTCTCATTCGGAGGTGAGCTCACGGACCAGATCACGATGCCGGACCTTGAGAGCACCGACGTCACGAACCGGCTCGCGGAAGAGATTCCCGAAGCCAGCGGGGGCAGCGGAAGTGCTGTCCTGCAGACCACTGATGGCGAACCCTTTGATCAGGGGCAGATTTCGGACATCGCTGATCTGGCTGCTCAGCTGGAGCGCGAATCTGCCGTTGACTCTGTCACCGACCCCTTCGTCTCCGAAGAGGAGATGGCTGAGGCCCAGGACGAGCTGGAGGACGGACGTGCCGAGCTGGAGGAGGGCCAGGAGGAGCTCGACCGTGCACGCGAAGAGATTGAAGGCGGGACAGACGAGATAGAAGCCGGCTATGAGGAGCTTTCCTCGGCGCAGGCCGAGCTTGATGCCGCAATCGAGGAAGCGCGGACCGAAGGCTGGTACGACGCGGCGGCGGCGCAGTTCGAGCAGCAGCAGGCAGAGATTGACGCTGGGGTGGACGCCTTGGACGAATCGGCCGCAGAGTTGGACGCCGGTGCCGAGGAGTTGAGCGCATCCGAGGATGAGCTCGCCAGCGGACAGGCTGAGCTCGAACGGGGCGAGGAGTTTCTCGAGCTTGCCTCAGGCGCCCAGATGGTGGCCGACGAGGACAATGTCGCCATCATGATGATCAATTTCCATGAACCGATGGAGAGCGTCGGCGTCGAAGAGCTCGGAGATGTCTCTGAGACTCTGACCGGCAGCGAGATCAGCGGCGTAGAAGTGCTGCCCTCCGGCGATCTGGACACCGAAATGCCGCACCTGTTCTCCGTAGCCGAGGCCATCGGACTCATGATCGCCGCCGCAGTGCTGCTGATTATGCTGGGAACGCTCATCGGCGCCGGCCTGCCGCTGCTGAACGCTTTGGTCGGCGTGGGCATCGGCGTGGCTGGAGCGATGGCCTTCTCCGGCATCTTCGACATGATGTCCATGACCCCGGTCCTCGGACTGATGCTCGGACTGGCCGTAGGAATCGACTATTCACTCTTCATCCTGCACCGGCACCGCCGTCAGCTGAAAGACGGCATGGGCCTCAGAACGTCCATAGGTTTGGCCAACGGCACTGCGGGCAACGCTGTGGTCTTCGCCGGGGCCACTGTGATCATCGCGCTGCTCGCGCTCAATGTCACAGGTCTGCCCTTCCTCGCACTGATGGGCTCGGTGGCGGCAGCATGTGTTGCCGTGGCTGTCCTGCTGGCAGTGACCATGACTCCGGCCATGATGTCGCTGGCGGGCCCCCGCCTGCTCACCCGCAAGGAGCGCCGCCGGGGCGAAGCGCCCCGGGCCCAGGAGATCACTCAGCCGCTGAGCACCCCCAAGGCGCTGGGCATAGCCGCATCGGCGCTCGCAGCCCTGGCTATTCTGGCGGTCCCCACCCTGTCACTGCGCCTGGGGCTGCCGGACGCCAGCTCCAATGCAGAGGATTCCGACGCGTATCAAGCGTATGTGGCGACCGAAGAGGCCTTCGGCGAAGGGTTCAATGGACCGCTTCTGGTGACGGCTGACCTCCCCGGCGGGCTGGGCGAGGAGGAAGCGACCGATCATCAGATAGACATTGCTAGGTCCTTGGAGGACCACTCCGAGATCTCAGCGACCATTCCTGCAGCACTGAACGATGACTATTCGCTCGCTGTCTTCCAAGTCATTCCTGAAGAGGGGCCCGCCGCAGAATCCGTCGAAGAGCTGGTGTATGACCTGCGTGGGGATGATGCCCTGACCGGCGCGGGCCTCGAAGGGGTGGATATTTCTGTGGCAGGGCTTCCTGCCACAAATATTGACATTTCGGATGTCATATCTGATGTGATGCCGCTTTATCTGGCTTTGGTCATCGGTCTCTCTCTGGTCCTCATGATCATCGTCTTCCGATCGATTCTGCTGCCGGTGATTGCGACACTCGGCTTTGTCGGCTCTATCGCCTCCGCCATGGGCGTCGTGGTCGCAGTGTTCCAGTGGGGGTGGTTCGGCGACATCTTTGGGATCACAGAACCTGGTCCGATTGTCACTTTCCTGCCAGTCATCACGATAGGCATCCTCTTCGGCCTGGCTATGGACTACCAGCTGTTCACCGCTTCAGGCATGCGCGAAGCGTATGCTCACGGCGCGCCCCCACGCCTGGCTGTCCGCCAGGGCCTCCATGCCGGACGATCCGTCGTCACAGCGGCGGCGCTCATCATGGGATCTGTCTTCGGCGGCTTCGTATTCACACCCGATCCGATCACCGCCTCGATCGGCCTGGCCCTCGCGGTGGGCGTTCTGCTCGACGCGTTCGTCGTTCGCCTTCTGCTGGTTCCCGCGCTGCTGCACCTTGCAGGGCCGGCGGCATGGTGGCTGCCCACATGGCTGGACCGGATTCTGCCGGATGCAGACGTTGAAGGCACAGCACTT
The sequence above is drawn from the Nesterenkonia populi genome and encodes:
- a CDS encoding MMPL family transporter, which encodes MASLLQRLGLFAARRAKTVIAAWFALLAIAVTSFLSFGGELTDQITMPDLESTDVTNRLAEEIPEASGGSGSAVLQTTDGEPFDQGQISDIADLAAQLERESAVDSVTDPFVSEEEMAEAQDELEDGRAELEEGQEELDRAREEIEGGTDEIEAGYEELSSAQAELDAAIEEARTEGWYDAAAAQFEQQQAEIDAGVDALDESAAELDAGAEELSASEDELASGQAELERGEEFLELASGAQMVADEDNVAIMMINFHEPMESVGVEELGDVSETLTGSEISGVEVLPSGDLDTEMPHLFSVAEAIGLMIAAAVLLIMLGTLIGAGLPLLNALVGVGIGVAGAMAFSGIFDMMSMTPVLGLMLGLAVGIDYSLFILHRHRRQLKDGMGLRTSIGLANGTAGNAVVFAGATVIIALLALNVTGLPFLALMGSVAAACVAVAVLLAVTMTPAMMSLAGPRLLTRKERRRGEAPRAQEITQPLSTPKALGIAASALAALAILAVPTLSLRLGLPDASSNAEDSDAYQAYVATEEAFGEGFNGPLLVTADLPGGLGEEEATDHQIDIARSLEDHSEISATIPAALNDDYSLAVFQVIPEEGPAAESVEELVYDLRGDDALTGAGLEGVDISVAGLPATNIDISDVISDVMPLYLALVIGLSLVLMIIVFRSILLPVIATLGFVGSIASAMGVVVAVFQWGWFGDIFGITEPGPIVTFLPVITIGILFGLAMDYQLFTASGMREAYAHGAPPRLAVRQGLHAGRSVVTAAALIMGSVFGGFVFTPDPITASIGLALAVGVLLDAFVVRLLLVPALLHLAGPAAWWLPTWLDRILPDADVEGTALERHVDTQSTAAEAQS